The DNA segment CAGTGGGCAATACCTTCAGTATCTTCCTGCTGTCCTCGGTGCCTCAGGTGGTGGCGGCGCTGGTCATTGCGGCTTTCCTTGACGCCAACCTCAGGGCAAAAACGTTCTGGCGGATGGGGGTCCTGATTCCCTTCGTCGTCGCGCCCGTTGCTGTTGGTCTGATCTTCAACAATCTCTTTGCTGACCAATTTGGACTGGTCAACGAAATCCTGCGGTTTCTCGGGTTTGAGGGAATCCGGTGGCATTCTGATGCCACTGCCAGCCATGTGGCCATTGCCACCATGGTGAACTTCCGCTGGACCGGATACAACACCCTGATCTTCCTCGCCGCTATGCAGGCGATTCCCAGGGACGTCTATGAGTCAGCAGCGATCGATGGTGCGGGCCGGCTGCGCCAGTTCTTTTCCCTCACGGTCCCAATGCTGCGACCCACAGTAATCTTTGTGGTGATCACCTCCACCATTGGCGGACTTCAAATCTTTGATGAGCCACGCGTCTTCGACCAGTATGGGCTGGGCGGGTCAGACCGACAGTGGCAGACCCTCACCATGTACATCTGGGAACTCGGGTGGGGGCAACGCAACTTTGGACGCGCGTCAGCCGTTGCCTGGCTGCTGTTCCTCATCATCGTGCTGATCGCTGTGCTGAACTTCTTCATCACCCGTCGCATCGCTAACCAGGGAGGTGCCAAGTGAGTTCCATACCGTTGATCGCACAGACAGCCGGCAAGGGAGCGGCGAAGGCTGCCGCCCGTAAGGGCGGCCGCCGACGGCGCCCGGGTCCAGGGGGGACCGGCCGGCGTCCGGGTTTCATCACCTACGGCTTCCTCGGCGCAGTCCTGCTGGGTTCGTTGTTTCCGCTGTACTGGTCGTTCCTCGTCGGCAGTCACGACAGCACTGTTCTCTCGAGAGGGATCCCCTTAATCCCGGGAGGCAACTTCCTGGCCAACGCGGCAGAAGTGATGGATAGCATCCCGTTCTGGCAAGCGCTAGGCAACTCCCTGGTGGTGTCCACCGTCACGGCGTTTTCGGTGGTGTTTTTCTCCACGCTGGCGGGGTTTGCCTTCGCGAAACTGAAGTTCAGGGGCAGCAAATGGCTGCTGGTGTTCGTCATTGCCACCATGGCTGTGCCGACCCAGCTCGGTGTGGTGCCATTGTTCATCGTCATGTCCAGGTTCGGTTGGACCGGGTCTCTGTGGGCGGTCATCATCCCGGCCCTCGTGACGGCGTTCGGTGTGTTCTGGATGACCCAGTACATCAGGGAAGCCCTGCCCGATGAGCTGATCGAGGCGGTGCGGGTGGACGGCGCGTCAATGATCAGGGCGTTCTGGCATGTGGGCCTTCCGGCCGCGCGGCCCGCCGCCGCCATGCTGGCCCTCTTCACCTTCATGGCCACGTGGACCAACTTCTTCTGGCCGTTCATTGTGCTCGATCCCAGTAACCCCACCCTTCCGGTGGCACTGCAGCTACTGCAGGCAGCACACTTCGTCGACTACTCAGTGGTTCTCGCAGGTGCAGTGCTTTCGACCATTCCGCTCCTGCTGGTATTCGTTATTGCAGGACGCCAACTCGTTTCAGGAATCATGCAAGGAGCAGTTAAAGGATGACCACTACACCCATCACCTTTCCAGAGGGTTTCCTCTGGGGTGCAGCCACGGCTGCCTACCAGATCGAAGGGGC comes from the Arthrobacter sp. CAN_C5 genome and includes:
- a CDS encoding carbohydrate ABC transporter permease, whose protein sequence is MAITDRGLKPAPPRRPPESRRVRRIAFSHRLSHWDVKFSPYLYISPFFLLFAITGLFPLGYTAWVSIHNWNLIGGQGEFTGLENYSFVLSQPFFWNAVGNTFSIFLLSSVPQVVAALVIAAFLDANLRAKTFWRMGVLIPFVVAPVAVGLIFNNLFADQFGLVNEILRFLGFEGIRWHSDATASHVAIATMVNFRWTGYNTLIFLAAMQAIPRDVYESAAIDGAGRLRQFFSLTVPMLRPTVIFVVITSTIGGLQIFDEPRVFDQYGLGGSDRQWQTLTMYIWELGWGQRNFGRASAVAWLLFLIIVLIAVLNFFITRRIANQGGAK
- a CDS encoding carbohydrate ABC transporter permease; this encodes MSSIPLIAQTAGKGAAKAAARKGGRRRRPGPGGTGRRPGFITYGFLGAVLLGSLFPLYWSFLVGSHDSTVLSRGIPLIPGGNFLANAAEVMDSIPFWQALGNSLVVSTVTAFSVVFFSTLAGFAFAKLKFRGSKWLLVFVIATMAVPTQLGVVPLFIVMSRFGWTGSLWAVIIPALVTAFGVFWMTQYIREALPDELIEAVRVDGASMIRAFWHVGLPAARPAAAMLALFTFMATWTNFFWPFIVLDPSNPTLPVALQLLQAAHFVDYSVVLAGAVLSTIPLLLVFVIAGRQLVSGIMQGAVKG